The genomic stretch CCAAAGGAGCAGAAAATGAGAATCCAAAGGATTACGAATGGATATGTTTCCGTATTAACACAAAAACAAGAACCACGTATAATGGAGACTTCGAGAAATACAAAGGGGACAACGGGGTGTACACGGATGCCGAATTAGCAGTAACCGGCAACACGCACCCGTTAGACAAATACATGGCGGACATCAACACGGGAAACGATAAAATGTTAAATATCAAACAACTGATAAACATATTGAAGGAGTGCAAACGCAGGTATACCGATAACGGCACTAACTCGGGCACCCTATTCGACAGTGCAGATGAAATCGTGTTTACCACTTTTTTGAAAGATTTCTATTACGAGGTGAATCCTGAAAATACCACGGAAACCGAGGAAAACGGGTTATGGAAAAAATTTGTCAACACGGAGAAAAGAGTACTCAACATCCTGTCTAACCTTAAATACAGCGCAGACCACATGAGTACAAAAACCACCGCTCTGTACTCCATCAGGCAGGCATCCATTCAAACCATGTACAACAAGGAAGCCGCCGAAAACTTCACGGCATGGGGTACCGAAATGATACAAGACGAAAATCGCTATCAGTTTGAAACACAAAGAATAAGAGCCAATCGCACGTACGATGACAAAGATAACGGTCGTGCGAACACGATCAATATGTGGATGGCAAGTTCGGGTTCAGAAGAGTGGGATACCTATATAAATTCCGCCAAGTGGGAAATGCAAGCCGCCTATAATGCCGCCAAATACAAATGTATGCGTCTTAACCGGGATATGGACGGGAATGGACGAATCGACGAGAATGAAGTGCAATGGTATCTTGCTAGTATCAATCAACTCACGGACTTGTGGATCGGAGAAAACTCCTTTGACCCTCAAGCCAGATTGTATAAACGGAGCACATGGGAGGAAAGCCTGCAATGGTATGCGAGCAGTACGGTACTTGACAAAGATGAAGAAGGTATATTGTGGAATAAAACTTACAGGGATAATCCAGACATATTATGGTCTTCCGAGGGGTCTTCCATCGGAAAACTAACCGGAGCAGGAGCAATAGACGGTGCGATCGTTTATTACAGGTGTGTCAGAAACCTGGGAATACCGAAAAATGCAGCCAAAACAGTGCGACCTGATGACTTTGCCACTTACGACGAAGCAACAAGAACCATCACGCTAACCCGCTTGGACGCCAAGTCCATACGGGGATTCAAAACCTCGGAAGAACTGGACGATCACAACGAACGTGACGTACGTGGCTACAACAAGCCCTGGAAGGCTTTCAAAATAAACTCGACAACACACGGAAACAATTTAAGTTGGCAAACTGTCATTGCACGCTCGAAACCCGGAGGAAGAAACCCCGTTTGCCCTGCGGGATGGCGAGTGCCCAACCAAAGAGAACTAGCGCTGATGTATTCTAAAATGCCTAGAAATAGTACCTCGTGGCCATTAACAGACCATTTCGCCAAAAGCAGTTTCAGTTTTAATCCCGTGGGCGGTGACCGTATAGGCTTCTCTGTTAAAAACGAGGGAGGGGTATTCTATTTATTACACAATAACTCCAATGAGATCGGCGGTGTACGTTGCGTGCAAGATATCGACTAACAAAAGAAACAATAGAATATGAATAAACGAGAACTTACAACACTTATCGCAGAACGCACCGGATTGAAGAAGAAGGACGTTCACGCCACTTTACAAGCCACGATCGACTGCATTTCCGAGGCCATACAAGCCGGAGAACGGGTCACTTTCATGGGTTTCGGTTCCTTTTATACTCAAGAGCGAGGTCCGCGAATGAGCTACAACGTTTACACGAAAGAACGTAGACACCTAGATACCCGAAAAGTGATAAAATTTAAATCGACTTTACCGAAACAAGATAAATAATTGCAACCAGAGAGAGGGGAAATCGTCCCTATCAAGATTTCCCTCCAACTCCCCCTTGCACAGGGGGAGTTGGCTACCAAGTGGCTTCCTCTTTATTCGATTTCGCTAAGTTCCAGCCAGCGCATTTCCTTTTCGTCCAGTAGGTCAATGATCTCGGCAATTCGCTGGGAAGATTTTACCAGTTCCTCCGTATCCAGTGCCCCGGAGTTCAAGGCAGTTTCCAGTGTTGTTTTTTCCGTGTTCAGTTTTTCCATGTCGGATTCCAGTTGCTGAATTTCTTGTTTTTCCTTGAAAGTCAGTTTACGAACTTTTTCCTTTTCTCTCACGGGTTTGGGTGCGACAGGTATTTTCTTCTCTTCTTGTTTTCGTAATAATTCCTCTTCTTCCTTTTTATTTTTATACTGGGTGTAATTACCGGGGAAGTCTTTCACCACGCCATCCCCCTCGAAAGCGAACACTCGGTCCACCACTTTATCCGTGAAGAAACGGTCGTGGGATACAATGATCAGACAGCCTTGGAAAGATTTCAGATAATCTTCCAACACGTTTAGCGTCATGATGTCGAGATCGTTCGTCGGCTCGTCGAGAATCAAGAAGTTGGGGTTACTCATGAGGACGGTCAGCAGGTAAAGCCTCCGTCGTTCACCCCCGCTAAGTTTTGCCACGAGGGAATATTGCAGCTTGTCCGGAAAAAGAAAATATTCAAGGAATTGCGATGCCGACATCACCCGTCCGTTACCGAGGTCGATTTTCTCGGAAATGTTTTTCACGATGTCGATGGGGCGATCGTCTTCCTTGAAACTGATCCCATCTTGTTTGTAATAACCGTAAACCACGGTTTCACCAATTTCGATGGTCCCGTTGTCCGGTTCGATCTGGCGGGTAATGATATTCAAAAAGGTCGATTTTCCGACCCCGTTTTTCCCGATGATCCCGATCTTTTCTCCC from Butyricimonas virosa encodes the following:
- a CDS encoding fimbrial protein, which codes for MKKYIYLLCVLSFVLTACRDDKFGSEESSGSAALKLKFNTSNNMSRAVSSDEEERRIQNAYVFIFNQDGTKVFGRFYDGINQQNTYQIEIKDIPAGSDKTIAVIANINTAIFDLTTADLEAITTQPDLLALTSRMQDGFIERGSQFLMSGTTTADLTANTTNPVNVPLKRVDAKIRFNVTTAEGVTFTPLDWQVVTVPQIVNVLPTEVQGQFEFEGNYFNSSWNNFEITATNTNTFAFYVPENKVNPRKTIPAVGTYAGQYALREKQEKMPNSDGSVTNGAYEYADERATHVKFRGNIHYIIGSGKEVSADVTYTVHLGAVTGVNDYNSLRNHFYTYNVKIVSVDDIIVEVESTTQGEPSPGSEGDVVLAKEVLEFDAHNEVFKTVFHQSDIDQSLTWNISTPFSKGAENENPKDYEWICFRINTKTRTTYNGDFEKYKGDNGVYTDAELAVTGNTHPLDKYMADINTGNDKMLNIKQLINILKECKRRYTDNGTNSGTLFDSADEIVFTTFLKDFYYEVNPENTTETEENGLWKKFVNTEKRVLNILSNLKYSADHMSTKTTALYSIRQASIQTMYNKEAAENFTAWGTEMIQDENRYQFETQRIRANRTYDDKDNGRANTINMWMASSGSEEWDTYINSAKWEMQAAYNAAKYKCMRLNRDMDGNGRIDENEVQWYLASINQLTDLWIGENSFDPQARLYKRSTWEESLQWYASSTVLDKDEEGILWNKTYRDNPDILWSSEGSSIGKLTGAGAIDGAIVYYRCVRNLGIPKNAAKTVRPDDFATYDEATRTITLTRLDAKSIRGFKTSEELDDHNERDVRGYNKPWKAFKINSTTHGNNLSWQTVIARSKPGGRNPVCPAGWRVPNQRELALMYSKMPRNSTSWPLTDHFAKSSFSFNPVGGDRIGFSVKNEGGVFYLLHNNSNEIGGVRCVQDID
- a CDS encoding HU family DNA-binding protein; this encodes MNKRELTTLIAERTGLKKKDVHATLQATIDCISEAIQAGERVTFMGFGSFYTQERGPRMSYNVYTKERRHLDTRKVIKFKSTLPKQDK